The following coding sequences lie in one Flagellimonas eckloniae genomic window:
- a CDS encoding acyltransferase family protein, with the protein MGDSKRIASIDILRGFDMLMIIFADRFFASLHKGSGTPFTGFFAEQFDHPDWFGSTFYDIIMPLFLFVVGAVIPFSIGKKIEQEVNNSVIYRKLVKRFLILFVLGWIVQGNLLAFDSAEFSVFNNTLQAIAVGYFFSVLMYVHLTKKWRYIAFAACLLTYIGLLTLPSLPEIGRSRLLPDENYAIYFDRLILGRFQEYGSQYSWVLTGFGFTATTLSGLFAGELIKSRLPRKQVAVRLLVYGIVGILLGFLVGQFHPIVKKIWTSSFVLASSGVCFLLMALFYWIIDIKGKDKWTFPLKVIGMNAITAYVLSHVFNFSEISNHILFGLEQYTGDYHEMILAIGGFGILYFILWYMYKKKTFIKI; encoded by the coding sequence ATGGGGGATAGTAAACGAATAGCTTCAATCGACATATTAAGAGGTTTTGATATGTTGATGATTATTTTTGCGGATCGTTTCTTTGCCTCTTTACACAAGGGTTCGGGTACACCTTTTACAGGGTTTTTTGCAGAACAATTTGATCACCCCGATTGGTTTGGGAGCACATTTTATGACATTATAATGCCCTTGTTTTTATTTGTTGTAGGAGCGGTTATTCCTTTTTCAATTGGCAAGAAAATAGAACAAGAGGTAAATAACAGTGTTATATATAGAAAGCTTGTTAAACGATTTCTTATTCTATTTGTTTTAGGATGGATCGTACAGGGTAATTTGCTTGCTTTCGACAGTGCAGAATTCAGTGTTTTTAATAATACCCTACAAGCTATTGCTGTCGGGTATTTCTTTTCAGTGCTAATGTATGTCCATTTAACAAAGAAATGGCGTTACATCGCATTTGCAGCTTGTCTTTTAACTTATATAGGGCTGTTAACCTTACCGTCCTTACCAGAAATAGGAAGAAGCAGATTACTGCCCGACGAAAATTATGCAATATATTTTGATCGTCTTATACTGGGAAGGTTTCAAGAGTATGGCTCCCAATACTCATGGGTGCTTACTGGATTTGGATTCACAGCGACCACTTTGTCTGGCTTGTTTGCTGGAGAACTTATTAAATCCAGACTTCCGAGAAAACAAGTTGCAGTGCGGCTTTTGGTCTATGGAATTGTTGGAATACTATTAGGATTTCTGGTTGGCCAGTTTCACCCAATTGTCAAGAAGATTTGGACAAGTTCTTTTGTTTTGGCGTCATCTGGGGTTTGTTTTCTATTGATGGCATTATTCTATTGGATTATTGACATTAAAGGAAAGGATAAGTGGACATTTCCGCTGAAAGTAATTGGCATGAATGCAATCACGGCCTATGTGCTGTCCCATGTTTTTAACTTCTCAGAAATTTCAAATCATATTCTCTTCGGATTAGAACAGTATACCGGAGATTACCATGAGATGATATTAGCTATTGGAGGTTTTGGCATACTTTATTTTATCCTTTGGTATATGTACAAAAAAAAGACTTTCATAAAAATATAG